A single window of Mugil cephalus isolate CIBA_MC_2020 chromosome 1, CIBA_Mcephalus_1.1, whole genome shotgun sequence DNA harbors:
- the rnf41 gene encoding E3 ubiquitin-protein ligase NRDP1, giving the protein MGYDVTRFQGEVDEDLLCPICSGVLEEPVQAPHCEHAFCNACITQWFAQQQICPVDRTVVTLAHLRPVPRIMRNMLSKLQISCDNASFGCTATLRLDQLQSHLKDCEHNPKRPVNCEEGCGLEMPKDELPNHNCIKHLRSVVQQQQTKISELEKTVAEHKHQLGEQKRDIQLLKAYMRAIRSANPNLQNLEESIEYNEILEWVNSMQPARVTRWGGMISTPDAVLQAVIKRSLIDSGCPLSIVNDLIENAHERNWPQGLATLETRQMNRRYYENYVAKRIPGKQAVVVMACENQHMGEDMILEPGLVMIFAHGVEEIL; this is encoded by the exons ATGGGGTACGACGTTACGAGGTTCCAAGGGGAGGTGGATGAAGACTTGCTTTGCCCAATATGTAGTGGAGTGCTAGAAGAACCCGTGCAG GCTCCACACTGTGAACATGCCTTCTGCAATGCATGCATAACGCAGTGGTTCGCCCAGCAGCAGATTTGTCCTGTTGACCGCACAGTCGTGACGCTAGCTCACCTCCGGCCTGTGCCCCGCATCATGCGCAACATGCTATCCAAACTTCAGATCAGTTGTGACAACGCAAGCTTTGGCTGCACGGCCACGCTGCGGCTAGACCAGCTACAGTCGCACCTCAAGGACTGTGAGCACAACCCCAAAAGGCCCGTCAACTGTGAGGAGGGATGTGG GCTGGAAATGCCCAAAGACGAGCTGCCCAACCATAACTGTATCAAACACTTGCGGAGTGTCGTCCAGCAACAACAAACTAAGATTTCGGAGCTGGAGAAAACTGTGGCAGAACATAAGCATCAGCTGGGGGAACAA AAACGGGACATTCAGCTGCTAAAAGCCTACATGAGAGCAATTCGCAGTGCAAACCCCAACCTCCAAAACCTCGAGGAAAGCATAGAGTACAACGAGATCTTGGA GTGGGTGAACTCCATGCAGCCCGCCAGAGTGACGCGCTGGGGTGGCATGATCTCCACTCCCGACGCTGTGCTCCAGGCAGTCATCAAACGCTCCCTCATCGACAGCGGCTGTCCTCTCTCGATTGTCAACGACCTGATTGAGAACGCCCACGAGCGAAACTGGCCACAGGGACTGGCCACTCTGGAGACACGGCAGATGAACAGACGCTACTATGAGAACTACGTTGCCAAGCGTATCCCTGGCAAGCAGGCAGTGGTGGTGATGGCGTGTGAGAATCAGCATATGGGGGAGGATATGATCCTGGAGCCCGGCCTTGTTATGATCTTTGCGCACGGAGTGGAGGAGATCTTATAA